In Mugil cephalus isolate CIBA_MC_2020 chromosome 20, CIBA_Mcephalus_1.1, whole genome shotgun sequence, the following are encoded in one genomic region:
- the ndufab1b gene encoding NADH:ubiquinone oxidoreductase subunit AB1b: protein MAARVLLQCVRSFPRPSLRLCPGNFALRAAAPTAAAHRPVSFAAAARRTRWVGQSPASSLGVLCRQYGDLPPLTLETIKDRVMYVLKLYDKINPEKLQTSSHFMKDLGLDSLDQVEIIMAMEDEFGFEIPDAEAEKLMSPEEIVQYIANKKDVYE, encoded by the exons ATGGCGGCCCGTGTCCTGCTGCAGTGTGTCCGCTCCTTCCCCCGGCCCTCGCTGAGGCTCTGCCCCGGTAACTTCGCACTCAGAGCCGCTGCTCCCACGGCGGCTGCTCACCGACCTGTGTCGTTCGCCGCAGCCGCCCGGAGGACGCGGTGGGTCGGCCAGAGCCCG gcTTCCTCGCTGGGTGTGTTATGCCGACAGTACGGCGACCTGCCCCCCCTCACCCTAGAAACCATCAAAGACCGCGTCATGTACGTTCTCAAGCTCTACGACAAGATCAACCCAGAGAAG CTGCAGACGTCCTCTCACTTCATGAAGGACCTGGGGCTGGACAGTCTGGACCAGGTGGAGATCATCATGGCCATGGAGGACGAGTTCG GGTTTGAGATCCCTGATGCAGAAGCAGAGAAGCTGATGAGTCCTGAGGAGATCGTTCAGTACATTGCAAACAAGAAGGACGTCTATGAATAA
- the LOC124997531 gene encoding telomere attrition and p53 response 1 protein-like isoform X2, with the protein MEEKKEDGDPEIQEHGPEHWFSKWERQCLAEAEQREPSEEEADNDQDKLWHLFQNSATAVAQLYKDRVCHQQGLSLWVPFQNAATAVTNLYKESVEAHQRSFDRGIQMGHQRRNKDMLAWVKKRRRTIRREDLISFLCGKAPPHRSSRASTRLAMVAPSRANSPAETGSSVEADLQPFREAIALHGLSGAMASISVRSGPPGSPTHVSGSSSGGGGGSSAPGPVCRSRRNGLQDVDLNTFITEEMALHLDSTGSASTGGGGARKRNSAQCTDVITDSPTHKRNRMI; encoded by the exons atggaggagaagaaggaagacgGAGACCCGGAGATACAGGAACACGGACCCGAGCACTGGTTCTCAAAATGGGAGCGGCAGTGTTTGGCCGAAGCGGAGCAGAGGGAGCCgagcgaggaggaggcggaCAACGACCAGGATAAACTGTGGCATCTTTTCCAGAACTCCGCCACTGCCGTAGCACAGTTATACAAAG ACAGAGTATGCCACCAGCAGGGCCTGTCGCTGTGGGTGCCATTTCAGAACGCTGCCACCGCCGTCACCAACCTTTACAAAG AGAGTGTGGAGGCTCATCAGAGGAGCTTCGATCGGGGCATCCAGATGGGCCACCAGCGCCGTAATAAG GACATGTTGGCCTGGGTGAAGAAGCGCCGGAGAACCATCCGCAGGGAGGATCTCATCAGTTTTCTGTGCGGAAAAGCGCCGCCACACAGGAGCAGCAGGGCCAGCACTCGACTGGCCATGGTGGCCCCCAGCCGGGCTAACTCACCGGCTGAGACCGGCTCCTCGGTGGAGGCAGACCTGCAGCCCTTCAGGGAGGCCATAGCACTGCATG GTCTGAGCGGTGCCATGGCGAGCATCAGCGTGCGCTCCGGGCCGCCGGGTTCTCCCACGCACgtgagcggcagcagcagcggcggcggcggcggctcctCGGCCCCGGGGCCCGTGTGTCGCAGCCGGCGCAATGGCCTCCAGGACGTAGACCTGAACACTTTCATTACAGAGGAGATGGCACTGCACCTGGACTCGACTGGCTCCGCCTCcactggagggggaggagccagGAAACGAAACTCCGCCCAGTGCACTGATGTCATTACGGACTCCCCCACGCACAAACGCAACAGGATGATCTGA
- the dctn5 gene encoding dynactin subunit 5 gives MELSEILYNKAEYIETASGNKVSRQSVLCGSQNIVLNGKTIVMNDCIIRGDLANVRVGRHCVVKSRSVIRPPFKKFSKGVAFFPLHIGDHVFIEEDCVVNAAQIGSYVHIGKNCVIGRRCVLKDCCKILDNTVLPPETVVPPFTVFSGCPGLFSGELPECTQDLMIDVTKSYYQKFLPLSQI, from the exons ATGGAGTTATCTGAGATATTATACAACAAAGCGGAGTACATAGAGACG GCTTCAGGCAACAAAGTGAGCAGACAGTCGGTTCTGTGTGGGAGTCAGAATATAGTCCTGAACGGAAAG ACCATCGTCATGAATGACTGCATCATCAGAGGAGACCTGGCTAATGTCAGGGTGGGAAGACACTGTGTGGTGAAGAGCAGGAGCGTCATCAGACCTCCATTCAAGAAGTTCAGCAAAGG AGTGGCCTTCTTCCCGCTGCACATCGGAGACCACGTCTTCATTGAGGAGGACTGTGTGGTCAACGCAGCTCAGATCGGCTCCTACGTCCACATCGGAAAGAACTGTGTCATT GGCCGTCGCTGTGTGCTGAAGGACTGCTGTAAGATCTTAGACAACACGGTTCTTCCTCCTGAGACGGTGGTGCCGCCGTTCACCGTCTTCTCTGGATGTCCAG GTCTGTTTTCAGGGGAGCTTCCAGAGTGCACACAAGACCTGATGATCGACGTCACTAAGAGCTACTACCAGAAGTTCCTGCCCCTCAGTCAGATCTGA
- the LOC124997531 gene encoding telomere attrition and p53 response 1 protein-like isoform X1: protein MEEKKEDGDPEIQEHGPEHWFSKWERQCLAEAEQREPSEEEADNDQDKLWHLFQNSATAVAQLYKDRVCHQQGLSLWVPFQNAATAVTNLYKGHDDGRSLTLPPTVTESVEAHQRSFDRGIQMGHQRRNKDMLAWVKKRRRTIRREDLISFLCGKAPPHRSSRASTRLAMVAPSRANSPAETGSSVEADLQPFREAIALHGLSGAMASISVRSGPPGSPTHVSGSSSGGGGGSSAPGPVCRSRRNGLQDVDLNTFITEEMALHLDSTGSASTGGGGARKRNSAQCTDVITDSPTHKRNRMI, encoded by the exons atggaggagaagaaggaagacgGAGACCCGGAGATACAGGAACACGGACCCGAGCACTGGTTCTCAAAATGGGAGCGGCAGTGTTTGGCCGAAGCGGAGCAGAGGGAGCCgagcgaggaggaggcggaCAACGACCAGGATAAACTGTGGCATCTTTTCCAGAACTCCGCCACTGCCGTAGCACAGTTATACAAAG ACAGAGTATGCCACCAGCAGGGCCTGTCGCTGTGGGTGCCATTTCAGAACGCTGCCACCGCCGTCACCAACCTTTACAAAG GACATGATGATGGGCGTTCTTTAacacttcctcccactgtcacAGAGAGTGTGGAGGCTCATCAGAGGAGCTTCGATCGGGGCATCCAGATGGGCCACCAGCGCCGTAATAAG GACATGTTGGCCTGGGTGAAGAAGCGCCGGAGAACCATCCGCAGGGAGGATCTCATCAGTTTTCTGTGCGGAAAAGCGCCGCCACACAGGAGCAGCAGGGCCAGCACTCGACTGGCCATGGTGGCCCCCAGCCGGGCTAACTCACCGGCTGAGACCGGCTCCTCGGTGGAGGCAGACCTGCAGCCCTTCAGGGAGGCCATAGCACTGCATG GTCTGAGCGGTGCCATGGCGAGCATCAGCGTGCGCTCCGGGCCGCCGGGTTCTCCCACGCACgtgagcggcagcagcagcggcggcggcggcggctcctCGGCCCCGGGGCCCGTGTGTCGCAGCCGGCGCAATGGCCTCCAGGACGTAGACCTGAACACTTTCATTACAGAGGAGATGGCACTGCACCTGGACTCGACTGGCTCCGCCTCcactggagggggaggagccagGAAACGAAACTCCGCCCAGTGCACTGATGTCATTACGGACTCCCCCACGCACAAACGCAACAGGATGATCTGA